A window from Bacteroidota bacterium encodes these proteins:
- the murQ gene encoding N-acetylmuramic acid 6-phosphate etherase has product MNSQSLFDEVRLLATEQRNPDSLKLDEMSTEEVLRLINREDAKVAKAVESEIPHITAVVDELVRRFKRGGKLFYVGAGTSGRMGVVDAAECPPTFGTPRDQIEAIIAGGHLAVFQAQEGAEDRPEFGAHAIQQAGAADTDMVIGIAASKRTPFVLGALERGFTLNAYTVLLTTNPRESVGYPYLSETICPVVGPEVLMGSTRMKSALAQKMVLTMITTTAMVRMGKVYQNMMVDLQLTNRKLEERAKRIVMIATDCDYEQAKELLEQSGGHVKSAIIMRIAGSNKAEADRVLAESDGFVKRAIEKLRSK; this is encoded by the coding sequence GTGAATAGCCAAAGCTTATTTGACGAAGTTAGACTTCTTGCGACAGAACAGCGCAACCCTGATTCGCTAAAGTTGGATGAAATGAGCACTGAAGAAGTGCTCAGACTGATTAATAGGGAAGACGCGAAAGTCGCGAAGGCTGTTGAGAGCGAAATTCCGCACATCACCGCAGTCGTGGATGAATTGGTGAGGCGCTTCAAACGTGGCGGGAAGTTGTTTTACGTTGGAGCAGGCACGAGCGGGCGAATGGGGGTGGTCGATGCCGCAGAATGTCCTCCAACGTTCGGAACGCCCCGGGACCAGATTGAAGCCATCATCGCTGGTGGCCATCTGGCCGTCTTTCAAGCACAGGAAGGCGCCGAAGACAGACCCGAATTCGGCGCACACGCAATCCAGCAAGCTGGCGCCGCCGACACCGATATGGTAATCGGTATCGCGGCAAGCAAGCGTACTCCATTCGTTCTTGGGGCTCTTGAACGCGGCTTTACGCTCAATGCCTATACGGTTTTGCTCACCACGAATCCCCGCGAATCGGTAGGGTATCCTTATTTGAGCGAGACTATTTGTCCCGTCGTCGGACCTGAAGTGCTTATGGGCTCAACCCGCATGAAGTCTGCTCTTGCGCAAAAGATGGTCCTCACGATGATCACGACAACCGCGATGGTCCGCATGGGGAAGGTGTATCAGAACATGATGGTCGATCTGCAGCTTACAAACAGGAAGTTGGAGGAGCGCGCAAAACGAATCGTTATGATTGCCACCGACTGCGATTACGAGCAGGCGAAAGAACTGCTGGAGCAAAGCGGCGGACACGTCAAGAGTGCGATCATCATGAGAATCGCTGGCTCCAACAAAGCAGAAGCTGACAGAGTACTTGCGGAGTCGGATGGATTCGTCAAGCGAGCGATTGAGAAGCTCCGCTCCAAGTGA
- the mnmG gene encoding tRNA uridine-5-carboxymethylaminomethyl(34) synthesis enzyme MnmG has translation MEPTDILVIGGGHAGIEATNAAHRMGLSVRLVSMSADKVGTLSCNPAVGGTGKGQVVKEIDALGGLMGEITDECSLQFKMLNSSKGAAVWSPRSQVSRSLYPIVAQRRLRELDPNIIIEGSVERIWIEGSRVAGVILSDGRHLRSKAVIICAGTFLNGVMHTGMTQSSGGRYGEQSAFLTTEPEAALKLRTARLKTGTPPRVSLASIDTSNLESQPGDPIIVPFSSRTLLPPVNHITCWLTATSRITHDVLSRGFDQSPMFTGRIIGKGPRYCPSIEDKIVRFAERDSHHIFLEPEEADGDTVYVNGFSTSLPADIQVAALRTMPGLETVELLRPGYAVEYDYFPAYQLKHTLESKEIEGLYFAGQVNGTSGYEEAAGQGLVAGINAASKVIGKPDFILGREEAYVGVMIDDLISKIQEEPYRLFTSSAEHRLLLRQDNADLRLSDKAFAYGLISRSEYEKANDKRALIRHALEWAETERVEVSTYPLVRDSVLNRIRSKNGSFESFLRDSQEEGLKGRILHRRDLLHTIETEIAYEGYVRQHRQQIIRLKESTDRAIPLSFDYSNLLSISKESREALSRVRPSTVGQASRLAAVTPSDVAMLMIAVRKHEMFHVEHSAILQ, from the coding sequence GTGGAACCAACTGATATCCTCGTAATCGGTGGCGGCCATGCCGGCATCGAAGCGACGAATGCGGCCCATAGGATGGGTCTGAGCGTTCGGCTTGTCTCTATGTCGGCGGATAAGGTCGGAACACTTTCATGCAATCCGGCAGTCGGCGGTACCGGAAAGGGTCAGGTTGTCAAGGAGATCGATGCTTTAGGTGGACTGATGGGTGAGATCACGGATGAATGCTCGCTGCAGTTCAAAATGCTAAACAGCTCCAAAGGAGCAGCCGTATGGTCGCCTAGATCTCAGGTTAGCCGTAGCCTCTATCCTATTGTTGCTCAGAGGCGTTTGCGTGAACTGGATCCGAACATCATCATCGAAGGATCGGTCGAACGTATTTGGATCGAAGGAAGCCGAGTCGCCGGAGTCATTCTTTCAGATGGCAGACACCTCCGATCCAAGGCTGTCATTATTTGCGCGGGCACATTCCTGAACGGCGTCATGCACACAGGTATGACACAATCATCTGGCGGTCGATATGGTGAGCAATCTGCATTTCTTACGACTGAACCCGAAGCTGCTCTAAAGCTTCGGACCGCCCGACTCAAAACTGGGACGCCGCCTCGAGTATCATTGGCCTCGATAGATACCTCAAATCTTGAATCGCAGCCCGGCGACCCAATAATTGTCCCGTTCTCTTCGAGAACGCTTCTCCCACCGGTGAATCATATCACCTGTTGGTTGACGGCAACTTCTCGGATTACGCATGATGTCCTATCAAGAGGCTTCGACCAGTCACCGATGTTCACGGGCCGGATAATTGGCAAAGGGCCTCGCTATTGTCCTTCGATCGAGGACAAGATAGTCAGGTTTGCGGAGAGAGACTCGCACCATATCTTTCTGGAACCGGAAGAGGCAGATGGCGATACGGTCTATGTCAATGGCTTCTCCACGAGCTTACCTGCAGATATTCAGGTAGCGGCGCTCCGAACCATGCCGGGACTTGAAACGGTCGAACTGCTACGCCCTGGGTATGCCGTCGAATATGATTACTTCCCAGCCTACCAGCTAAAACACACCCTGGAAAGCAAGGAAATCGAGGGACTGTATTTCGCCGGTCAGGTAAATGGTACCTCTGGCTACGAAGAAGCAGCTGGCCAGGGCTTGGTCGCTGGGATTAACGCTGCCTCCAAAGTCATCGGGAAGCCGGACTTCATCCTTGGCCGGGAGGAAGCGTACGTCGGTGTAATGATAGACGATCTCATCAGCAAAATCCAGGAAGAGCCTTATCGTCTCTTCACTTCAAGCGCCGAGCATCGGCTTCTGCTTCGCCAGGATAATGCAGATCTTCGCCTTTCGGATAAGGCATTCGCATACGGGCTTATTTCGCGGTCGGAGTATGAGAAGGCCAATGACAAGCGGGCATTGATAAGGCATGCGCTTGAATGGGCCGAGACGGAGCGAGTGGAGGTAAGCACATATCCATTGGTCCGAGACAGCGTGCTTAATAGAATACGATCCAAGAATGGCTCCTTTGAGAGCTTCCTGCGAGATAGCCAGGAAGAAGGGCTCAAAGGGCGAATTCTTCATCGGCGAGACCTATTGCATACTATCGAAACGGAAATAGCCTACGAAGGCTACGTCAGACAGCACCGACAACAGATAATTCGACTCAAGGAAAGCACGGACCGCGCGATTCCACTATCGTTCGATTATTCCAATCTCCTCTCCATCAGTAAGGAGAGTCGGGAGGCACTCTCTCGAGTAAGACCCTCAACCGTCGGGCAGGCATCCAGACTTGCCGCCGTGACACCATCAGACGTCGCAATGCTGATGATTGCTGTTCGCAAACACGAAATGTTCCACGTGGAACATTCAGCTATTCTACAATAA
- the bcp gene encoding thioredoxin-dependent thiol peroxidase translates to MLKEGDKAPEITAKDDAGNTISLNDFRGKNVVLYFYPKDMTSGCTREACDFRDNFARVERKDAVVLGVSPDSEKSHGKFKEKYELPFTLLADEDKKIVNDYGVWKEKSMYGRKYIGVERTTFVIDKKGKIAKIFPKVKVTGHVDEVLEALAAL, encoded by the coding sequence ATGCTTAAAGAAGGTGACAAGGCTCCTGAGATAACTGCGAAAGATGATGCGGGCAACACCATCTCACTCAACGACTTTCGCGGCAAGAACGTCGTACTCTATTTCTATCCAAAGGACATGACTTCCGGTTGCACGAGAGAAGCATGTGACTTCCGCGATAACTTCGCGCGTGTCGAGCGGAAGGATGCCGTCGTGCTCGGCGTGAGTCCCGATAGTGAGAAGAGCCATGGGAAGTTCAAGGAGAAGTACGAGCTGCCCTTCACGCTTCTTGCCGATGAGGACAAGAAGATCGTGAACGACTACGGCGTGTGGAAGGAGAAATCCATGTATGGCCGGAAATATATCGGTGTTGAGCGGACGACATTCGTGATTGATAAGAAAGGGAAGATCGCGAAAATCTTCCCGAAGGTGAAAGTGACCGGCCATGTCGATGAAGTCTTGGAGGCACTTGCCGCACTGTAA
- a CDS encoding GTPase, whose product MPLGLFHDTIAAIATPEGRSALAIVRISGPDAIGIVSRMVEDPADLWVAKSASSVYAKITDIDDVVIHINRAPRSFSGEDLCEITPHGSPIIARQILELLYAGGARQAEPGEFSRRAFFNGKIGIEDAELISVKVDAQSVHELRGSELALHEKFERLHGAYEQLISLIAHVDAEIDFGESDHIQIKDFDLRVESVRASLAQLLRDSLTRRANAGFFTVALTGPPNVGKSSVFNALLNFERSIVSDIPGTTRDYVEAFINIDGFRVKLIDTAGVRDAEEFIEGRGIELGANAAQHADISLRVTEPGDRLPSMPNGSLLLHNKRDLDGWSEGLSVSAITGEGVSRIHGWLAGELRSRSSEYNMLTLSDLEQSTISEVLLSLSGVTLESEPAILSDDLRRCASGISELLGENISDNSLDYIFAKMCIGK is encoded by the coding sequence ATGCCCCTCGGACTTTTTCACGATACCATCGCAGCGATCGCCACGCCGGAAGGCCGTAGCGCATTGGCGATCGTTCGGATTTCCGGGCCGGATGCGATCGGCATCGTCTCTCGTATGGTCGAGGACCCCGCAGACTTATGGGTGGCAAAATCCGCAAGTTCGGTTTATGCGAAGATTACGGACATCGACGATGTGGTGATTCATATCAACCGCGCACCCCGATCGTTTTCTGGTGAGGACCTTTGCGAGATTACGCCGCATGGCTCGCCGATTATCGCTCGCCAGATACTGGAATTGCTTTACGCGGGTGGGGCTCGGCAAGCTGAGCCTGGAGAGTTTTCGCGCCGCGCGTTTTTCAATGGCAAGATTGGAATTGAGGATGCGGAGTTGATTTCCGTGAAGGTCGACGCTCAATCCGTGCACGAATTGCGCGGCTCGGAGCTGGCTCTTCATGAGAAGTTCGAGCGTCTGCACGGCGCATACGAACAGCTTATTTCTCTGATCGCGCATGTTGATGCGGAGATTGATTTTGGCGAATCGGACCATATTCAAATCAAGGATTTTGATTTGCGCGTCGAATCCGTTCGTGCCTCGCTCGCGCAGCTACTACGCGATTCCCTCACTCGTCGCGCAAACGCGGGTTTCTTTACTGTTGCTTTGACGGGTCCACCGAATGTTGGAAAGAGTAGCGTCTTCAATGCGCTCTTGAATTTCGAGCGAAGCATAGTTAGTGATATTCCCGGGACCACGCGTGACTATGTCGAGGCCTTTATCAATATTGATGGTTTTCGAGTCAAGCTGATCGATACCGCCGGGGTCCGCGATGCCGAGGAGTTTATTGAAGGTCGTGGCATCGAGCTTGGCGCAAACGCGGCGCAGCATGCCGATATTTCGCTTCGAGTGACGGAGCCAGGCGATCGGCTTCCGAGCATGCCCAATGGCTCCCTTCTCTTGCACAATAAGCGTGATCTGGATGGATGGAGCGAGGGTCTGAGTGTATCGGCCATTACTGGCGAAGGCGTTTCCAGAATTCACGGGTGGCTCGCTGGCGAGCTTCGTTCGCGATCGTCCGAATATAATATGCTCACATTGTCTGATCTTGAGCAGTCTACGATTTCAGAGGTCTTGTTGTCCCTTTCGGGCGTGACTCTTGAATCTGAGCCTGCTATTCTGTCAGATGACCTTAGACGATGCGCCAGCGGTATTTCGGAATTGCTTGGTGAAAACATATCTGATAACAGTCTTGATTACATATTCGCTAAGATGTGCATAGGAAAATAG
- a CDS encoding GNAT family protein, whose protein sequence is MLDFYRPPVRVPTSLASPRLTIRKIHVSDADEYSALFADSFVGHLDAWSPPTPPEAYADKARRYARDYIMAALEKWDEGTDYRFFIYAKDTEPPNAIVGQIGLTNLVRGVLQSCFIGYWIGKSYIGQGYATEATKLALTFAFEHLKLHRASLWIGVDNLASLRIPEKLGLRREGTVQRALFLGGKWQDTHVFAITLEEWEARREEFQHGINVP, encoded by the coding sequence ATGCTCGATTTCTATCGCCCGCCCGTGCGGGTGCCTACTTCGCTCGCATCACCACGTCTGACGATCCGAAAGATTCATGTTTCAGACGCCGATGAATACTCCGCCCTCTTTGCCGATTCTTTTGTCGGCCATCTCGATGCATGGTCACCTCCTACTCCACCAGAGGCTTATGCCGATAAGGCGCGGAGGTATGCACGCGATTATATCATGGCCGCGCTCGAGAAGTGGGATGAAGGGACGGACTACCGGTTTTTCATTTACGCAAAAGATACCGAGCCACCCAATGCGATTGTCGGGCAAATCGGCTTGACTAATCTGGTGCGTGGTGTCCTGCAATCCTGTTTTATTGGATACTGGATCGGCAAGTCTTATATCGGTCAGGGATATGCAACTGAAGCCACGAAGCTTGCACTCACATTCGCATTCGAGCATTTGAAGCTACACCGCGCATCACTCTGGATAGGTGTAGATAATCTGGCGAGTCTTCGGATTCCTGAGAAGCTTGGTCTTCGACGTGAAGGCACGGTTCAGCGAGCACTGTTCCTTGGAGGGAAATGGCAGGATACCCATGTCTTTGCGATCACGCTCGAAGAGTGGGAAGCACGTCGTGAGGAATTTCAGCATGGGATCAACGTCCCGTGA
- the yidC gene encoding membrane protein insertase YidC: MKSSTQTTIGVSLIILIFAGWLYMMSEQQAKIAKNQPKPVAADTTRSTAPTDTSQVTHETEASHGATASQKSDTASGIFASAAAVPEVFKTVETPLFTATISSHGGAISSFVLKHYLTWDKKPLDLVDPTEHQGADINLRFVTSDGKLAQTNNFPFILDPKPNVLAEGDSITFSAFYRLDSGRSIEKVFHFSGKNYLVGIEYKLNGLENSVSGYHYTAALDNPLPFVEQRSQDDLTNAKVFAGIAGEIEDLAVSKAKQSESKSVNGDITYAGMRNQYFEKAMMPVGMKSIGALLTAKADTVAGGAIVAKYMASINVPIGRTSKEDLAFNLYFGPLEYDRISALGVGLDQSMYFGWPVVRPIAVHLLMPFFLWLHGFITNWGLVIIVFSIVIKLVTIPLSTGQMRSMRKMQVLAPMVTEVRDKYKDDQKKMNEEMMKLYRTYGVNPAGGCLPMVLQMPILFALYQVLKNVIQLRQAPFALWITDLSTPDFVIHLGKNIPLLPDAISGLTLFLVATMFLQQFFMVTDPRQKMMAYIMPFMFLFMFNNLPSGVALYYFMFNIFGLAQQFYLTKIATPLNIEDMKKDPKKGGGIMARLQDMEKQQRSTRQQQYTGKGQTGKKKK; encoded by the coding sequence ATGAAATCCTCAACACAGACAACGATTGGCGTTTCGCTGATCATTCTTATCTTTGCCGGCTGGCTCTACATGATGAGCGAACAGCAGGCGAAGATCGCCAAAAATCAGCCAAAACCAGTGGCGGCTGATACGACTCGCTCCACCGCGCCGACCGACACGTCTCAAGTTACACATGAGACCGAAGCGTCGCATGGGGCCACTGCATCGCAGAAGTCCGATACGGCAAGCGGCATTTTTGCTTCGGCTGCGGCCGTGCCCGAAGTTTTCAAGACTGTCGAGACTCCGCTCTTCACTGCGACGATCTCCTCGCATGGCGGAGCGATCTCCAGCTTCGTGCTAAAGCATTACCTGACCTGGGACAAGAAGCCTCTCGATCTCGTCGATCCGACGGAACATCAGGGTGCGGACATCAACTTGCGATTTGTCACCTCTGATGGCAAGCTTGCACAGACCAATAATTTTCCGTTTATTCTCGACCCAAAACCAAACGTCCTTGCCGAGGGTGATAGCATTACCTTTAGTGCATTCTATCGATTGGATAGTGGACGCTCGATCGAGAAGGTCTTCCATTTCAGCGGCAAGAATTATTTAGTCGGCATCGAGTATAAGCTAAACGGTCTTGAAAATTCCGTCTCGGGTTATCACTACACCGCCGCACTAGACAATCCCCTTCCGTTCGTCGAGCAACGGAGCCAGGATGACCTCACTAACGCGAAGGTCTTTGCCGGTATTGCCGGAGAGATCGAGGATCTCGCGGTTTCGAAAGCGAAGCAATCCGAATCCAAGTCGGTCAATGGTGATATCACCTATGCCGGCATGCGCAATCAGTACTTCGAGAAAGCGATGATGCCGGTGGGAATGAAGTCGATCGGCGCCCTTTTGACTGCGAAGGCCGATACTGTTGCGGGCGGCGCTATCGTTGCCAAGTATATGGCCTCGATCAATGTGCCGATCGGACGCACGTCGAAAGAAGATCTCGCATTCAATCTTTATTTCGGTCCGCTCGAATACGATCGCATTTCGGCGCTTGGTGTTGGGCTCGATCAGTCGATGTACTTTGGCTGGCCCGTCGTTCGGCCCATCGCGGTCCATTTGCTGATGCCGTTCTTCTTATGGCTGCATGGGTTCATCACCAACTGGGGCCTGGTCATTATTGTCTTTTCCATCGTCATTAAGCTGGTGACGATTCCGCTCTCGACCGGACAAATGCGATCGATGCGTAAGATGCAAGTGCTGGCGCCGATGGTGACCGAAGTCCGCGACAAGTATAAGGACGATCAGAAGAAGATGAACGAGGAGATGATGAAGTTGTATCGGACCTACGGCGTGAATCCCGCCGGAGGATGCTTGCCGATGGTGCTTCAGATGCCGATCCTCTTTGCGCTCTATCAGGTACTGAAGAATGTGATCCAATTGCGGCAGGCGCCGTTCGCCCTCTGGATCACCGATCTTTCGACCCCGGATTTTGTCATTCATCTCGGCAAAAATATCCCCTTGCTTCCCGATGCGATCAGCGGACTTACCCTGTTCCTTGTCGCCACGATGTTCTTGCAGCAGTTTTTCATGGTGACCGACCCGCGACAGAAAATGATGGCGTATATCATGCCATTCATGTTCCTGTTCATGTTTAACAATCTGCCCTCCGGCGTCGCCCTATATTACTTCATGTTCAATATTTTCGGACTCGCGCAACAGTTCTATCTCACGAAGATCGCAACTCCGCTGAATATCGAAGATATGAAGAAAGACCCGAAAAAGGGCGGCGGAATCATGGCGCGTCTTCAGGATATGGAAAAGCAACAGCGTTCGACCCGGCAGCAGCAATACACCGGTAAAGGACAGACGGGCAAGAAGAAGAAATAA